Proteins encoded within one genomic window of Flavobacterium oreochromis:
- a CDS encoding CRISPR-associated endonuclease Cas1: MLKRSILIENKCTVLTKNNQLHIKTAERESTIPIEDIGCIVVDHPEIYLSIPALNLLIENNSAVIVCHKNHLPNGLFLNLNSHHIQQEIFKAQIEASIPLKKQLWQQTIIEKITHQGLLLEKITGKKIHLDF; this comes from the coding sequence ATGTTAAAAAGATCTATTTTAATCGAAAACAAATGTACTGTGTTAACAAAAAACAATCAGTTACACATTAAAACAGCGGAACGTGAAAGTACTATTCCTATAGAAGATATTGGCTGTATAGTAGTAGATCACCCAGAAATTTACCTAAGCATTCCTGCTCTAAATTTATTAATTGAGAACAACTCTGCGGTTATTGTTTGTCATAAAAATCATTTACCTAACGGTCTTTTTTTAAATTTAAACAGTCATCATATCCAGCAAGAGATTTTTAAAGCACAAATAGAGGCTAGTATCCCATTAAAAAAACAATTATGGCAACAAACGATTATTGAAAAAATAACCCATCAAGGATTATTACTTGAAAAAATAACGGGTAAAAAAATTCATTTGGATTTTTAG
- a CDS encoding NAD-dependent epimerase/dehydratase family protein: MILVTGATGLVGSHLILNLMNSGKK, encoded by the coding sequence ATGATTTTAGTTACAGGTGCAACAGGATTAGTAGGTTCACATTTAATTTTAAACCTGATGAACTCAGGGAAAAAGTAA
- a CDS encoding SDR family oxidoreductase codes for MFRTEKNKERVKKVFEYHNKKSQFDQIDWVLGDVLDLPALEKAFQNVTQVYHCAALVSFDPKQEENLRRINVEGTANIVNLSIDFAVQKLCYVSSIAALGDLKEYERVITEKTEWNPELSHSDYAISKYGAEIEVWRAYQEGLPVVVINPGVILGPFFWREGSGDIYTKVASQIPFYTKGGTGFVSVNDVVHIMMKLMESTIVGERFIAVSETLSYQEITNLIADRLKVKKPTILVEKNALRLAYIFDWILGVFGKTRVFSKDLIRTLQTTDYYDHSKTKETLGFEFTRIQDYLKHNSSCFK; via the coding sequence TTGTTTCGTACAGAAAAAAACAAGGAACGAGTTAAAAAAGTATTTGAATATCATAACAAAAAATCTCAGTTTGATCAAATAGATTGGGTCTTAGGCGATGTATTAGATCTTCCTGCTTTAGAAAAAGCTTTTCAAAACGTAACTCAAGTTTATCATTGCGCTGCTTTAGTTTCTTTTGACCCAAAACAAGAAGAAAATTTGAGAAGAATAAATGTTGAAGGCACGGCTAATATAGTTAACCTTAGTATTGATTTTGCAGTACAAAAACTATGTTATGTAAGTTCTATTGCAGCATTAGGTGATTTAAAAGAATATGAAAGAGTAATAACAGAAAAAACAGAGTGGAACCCAGAATTGTCACATAGTGATTATGCTATTTCTAAATATGGGGCAGAAATAGAGGTATGGCGTGCTTATCAAGAAGGATTGCCTGTAGTTGTCATAAATCCAGGGGTTATTTTAGGTCCTTTTTTTTGGAGAGAAGGAAGTGGAGATATTTATACTAAAGTAGCTTCTCAAATTCCTTTTTATACGAAAGGAGGTACTGGTTTTGTATCAGTAAACGATGTAGTTCATATCATGATGAAACTAATGGAAAGCACTATTGTAGGAGAACGTTTTATAGCGGTATCTGAAACTTTGTCGTACCAAGAAATAACAAACTTAATAGCGGATAGATTAAAGGTTAAAAAACCAACTATTTTAGTTGAAAAGAATGCTCTAAGATTAGCTTATATTTTTGATTGGATTTTAGGCGTATTTGGAAAAACGAGGGTTTTCTCTAAAGATTTAATTCGTACTTTGCAAACGACAGATTATTATGATCATTCTAAAACTAAAGAAACATTGGGTTTTGAGTTTACAAGAATTCAGGATTACTTAAAACATAATTCATCTTGTTTTAAATGA
- a CDS encoding DUF4296 domain-containing protein, giving the protein MNKIACFFLIIFFISCQNSTIKKPDNLIDEATMEKIIYDLALIQAIKGHDAKLLPKNQIDPLKYVYKKYRIDSLQLVNSNKYYSSDIPTYKKMYDNAIGKIKTERLKIEKLYQAKLKKEKLKRPQAKKHNSLN; this is encoded by the coding sequence ATGAATAAAATAGCTTGCTTTTTCTTAATTATCTTTTTTATTTCTTGTCAGAATTCTACCATTAAAAAGCCTGACAATTTAATAGATGAAGCAACTATGGAAAAAATAATATACGATTTGGCATTAATCCAAGCTATAAAAGGACATGATGCCAAATTGCTTCCAAAAAATCAAATTGATCCTTTAAAATATGTATATAAAAAGTATCGTATTGATAGTTTACAACTAGTAAATAGCAATAAGTATTATTCTTCTGATATTCCTACTTATAAAAAAATGTATGACAATGCTATAGGAAAAATAAAAACGGAGAGGCTTAAAATAGAAAAACTATATCAAGCAAAATTAAAAAAGGAAAAGTTAAAAAGACCTCAAGCTAAAAAACATAATTCTCTTAATTAA
- a CDS encoding dihydroorotase — protein sequence MNTILIKNAQIVNEGQIFKGDVLIENEFIIDIAENIIPQEHFQVIDAQNNYLIPGAIDDQVHFREPGLTHKGTIASESRAAVAGGITSFMEQPNTVPNAVTQELLEQKYVIASQTSYANYSFMMGATNDNLEEVLKTNPRNVAAIKIFLGSSTGNMLVDREEVLEKIFSNTNMIICVHCEDETTIQNNLATYKEKYGDNIPMDCHHLIRSEEACYISSSKAIELAKKTGARLHIFHLSTAREMELFDNSIPLEEKKITAEVCVHHLWFTNKDYAEKGTLIKWNPAVKTAADKDALWKALLDDRIDVIATDHAPHTAEEKQNSYTSAPSGGPLVQHAVVALFEAFHEGKISVERIVQKMAHNPAKLFQIDRRGFIKKGYYADLAIVNTNAPWTVSKDNILYQCAWSPFENYTFKSKITHTFVNGHLVYENNQVKDLQKGKRLEFNR from the coding sequence ATGAACACTATTTTAATTAAAAACGCTCAAATAGTAAATGAAGGTCAAATTTTTAAAGGAGATGTTTTAATTGAAAACGAGTTTATTATAGACATTGCTGAAAACATTATTCCTCAAGAACACTTTCAAGTTATTGATGCCCAAAACAATTATTTAATTCCTGGTGCTATAGATGATCAAGTTCATTTTAGAGAACCTGGATTAACCCACAAAGGCACTATAGCTTCTGAATCTAGAGCAGCAGTAGCAGGCGGTATAACAAGCTTTATGGAACAACCTAATACGGTACCTAATGCTGTAACACAAGAATTATTAGAACAAAAATACGTAATAGCTTCTCAAACTTCTTACGCTAACTACTCCTTTATGATGGGAGCTACTAATGATAATCTAGAAGAAGTTTTAAAAACGAATCCACGTAATGTAGCTGCTATCAAAATTTTCTTAGGTTCTTCTACTGGTAATATGCTAGTGGATCGTGAAGAAGTACTTGAAAAAATATTTAGTAATACGAACATGATCATTTGTGTTCATTGTGAAGATGAAACAACTATCCAAAACAACTTGGCTACTTATAAAGAAAAATATGGTGACAACATCCCTATGGACTGTCATCATTTAATCAGAAGCGAAGAAGCTTGTTATATTTCTTCTTCAAAAGCCATTGAGTTAGCTAAAAAAACAGGTGCTCGTTTACACATATTCCATCTTTCTACTGCAAGAGAAATGGAACTTTTTGACAATTCTATTCCTTTAGAAGAGAAAAAAATAACTGCAGAAGTTTGTGTTCATCATTTATGGTTTACTAATAAAGATTACGCTGAAAAAGGGACTCTTATTAAATGGAATCCTGCCGTAAAAACAGCAGCAGATAAAGACGCATTATGGAAAGCCTTACTTGATGACCGCATTGATGTAATTGCTACAGATCATGCTCCTCACACTGCAGAAGAAAAACAAAACTCTTACACAAGTGCTCCTTCTGGTGGTCCTCTTGTACAACATGCTGTGGTTGCTCTGTTTGAAGCTTTTCACGAAGGAAAAATTTCAGTAGAACGTATTGTTCAAAAAATGGCACACAATCCTGCTAAATTATTTCAAATAGACCGTCGTGGTTTTATAAAAAAAGGATATTACGCAGATTTAGCTATTGTAAATACAAATGCTCCTTGGACTGTTTCTAAAGACAATATTTTATACCAATGTGCTTGGTCTCCTTTTGAAAATTACACTTTTAAATCCAAAATAACACATACTTTTGTAAATGGTCATTTAGTTTATGAAAACAATCAAGTAAAAGACCTTCAAAAAGGAAAACGATTAGAATTTAACCGATAG
- a CDS encoding DUF4271 domain-containing protein: MNDYELIPRIVENKNWITIVFIVAIGVVTITKAVFEKRFTDFVRLLFNNKYIKIYKDPSNLMTWFTILLFFVQLISFSFFIQLVLSYYGYTTKTNWISFIQIVTFLTFFVLSKYLIEKIIATSFDTELFIEQFNLFKVSYRTYLGMLLLPVDMVLYYTNLMNQYVILGVLAIILIINAVTYLVSLRNYQNLLLRKLFYFILYICALEIAPYFFMYYYIVNR, from the coding sequence ATGAATGACTATGAGTTAATTCCTCGAATTGTAGAGAATAAAAATTGGATTACTATAGTTTTTATTGTAGCTATAGGGGTTGTAACGATTACTAAGGCGGTTTTTGAAAAACGCTTTACTGATTTTGTTAGGTTATTATTTAATAATAAGTATATAAAAATATATAAGGATCCGAGTAACTTAATGACTTGGTTCACGATTTTATTGTTTTTTGTACAATTAATTTCGTTTTCCTTCTTTATTCAGTTAGTGCTGTCTTATTATGGATATACAACCAAGACTAATTGGATAAGTTTTATTCAGATTGTTACTTTTTTGACGTTTTTCGTTTTGTCAAAATATTTAATAGAAAAAATTATTGCTACTTCATTTGATACAGAGCTTTTTATTGAACAGTTTAATCTCTTTAAAGTAAGTTATAGAACCTATTTAGGTATGTTGTTGCTACCTGTTGATATGGTGTTATATTATACTAATTTAATGAATCAGTATGTTATTCTCGGAGTTTTGGCTATAATTTTAATAATAAATGCAGTAACTTATCTTGTGTCATTGCGAAATTATCAAAATTTACTTTTAAGGAAGTTGTTTTATTTTATTTTGTATATTTGCGCCCTGGAAATTGCACCGTATTTTTTTATGTATTATTACATTGTAAATAGGTAA
- a CDS encoding DUF4301 family protein, with product MKYSKKNLIQYNKPFIQISGNKEERLNKAVKIVTDLEKALNAGLTNYEFIELYNQKKNIDLIIQQIHSLKKGISKTGLEAPATINNGIIKLTQKELNDYITHFDSSKTDKTLEKFIPSSGAATRMFEFLNDFILDFNPEEETINGYINRTNNTALETFIAGIEKFPFHDQVISKLTNEYNQYKKLSVSKKKYYFIKTILEDPDFNFLNKPKAVLPFHKHQEKIITPIEEHFRESNHYASCTNGNIHFTISIEHEKLFNDLINQLPNELKEKLHTSFSYQDPSTDSIALMKNNKILKNSNGSFIFRPGGHGALLYNLNQRNADIIFIKNIDNVSQNHTEVITEYKKALAGILLEISNKSHSYLRELDKNKYDNLLIEEIKKFIQDKLSIIINTDFDEYKEESQIRILKQFLNRPIRVCGMVKNENEPGGGPFWVKDSKGNLTLQIVESAQVDLENEKQKSIFKSATHFNPVDIVCSIKDYKGNKFNLLEFTDPNTGFIVKKNKDGIQYKSYELPGLWNGSMANWITLFVEVPLETFNPVKTINDLLKPAHQPEH from the coding sequence TTGAAATATTCAAAAAAAAATTTAATACAATATAACAAACCCTTCATCCAAATAAGTGGTAATAAAGAAGAACGATTAAATAAAGCAGTCAAAATTGTAACTGACTTAGAAAAAGCACTGAACGCAGGACTCACAAACTATGAATTCATAGAACTTTATAACCAAAAAAAAAACATTGATTTAATCATTCAACAAATACATTCTTTAAAAAAAGGGATTAGCAAAACTGGACTAGAAGCTCCTGCTACAATAAACAATGGCATCATAAAATTAACTCAAAAAGAGCTAAATGATTATATTACACATTTTGATTCTAGCAAAACAGATAAAACCTTAGAAAAATTTATTCCTTCTTCAGGAGCTGCCACTAGAATGTTTGAATTCTTAAATGATTTTATACTTGATTTCAACCCAGAAGAAGAAACTATTAATGGCTACATTAACCGTACAAATAATACGGCTTTAGAAACCTTTATAGCAGGCATTGAAAAATTTCCTTTTCATGATCAGGTCATTTCAAAACTAACTAATGAATACAATCAATACAAAAAATTATCTGTCTCTAAGAAAAAGTACTATTTTATTAAAACAATATTAGAAGATCCCGACTTTAATTTCCTCAACAAACCAAAAGCTGTATTACCTTTTCACAAACATCAGGAGAAGATTATTACACCTATTGAAGAACATTTTAGAGAATCTAATCATTACGCATCTTGCACTAACGGAAACATTCATTTTACGATTTCAATTGAACATGAGAAATTATTTAATGATTTAATTAACCAGTTACCTAATGAATTAAAAGAAAAACTACATACAAGTTTTTCGTATCAAGACCCTTCTACAGATTCTATTGCATTAATGAAAAATAATAAAATATTAAAAAACAGTAATGGAAGTTTTATTTTCAGACCAGGAGGACATGGCGCTTTACTCTACAATTTAAATCAAAGAAATGCTGATATTATTTTTATAAAAAACATAGATAATGTATCCCAAAATCACACTGAAGTCATAACAGAATACAAAAAGGCTTTAGCTGGTATTTTATTAGAAATTAGCAATAAAAGCCATAGTTATTTAAGAGAGCTTGATAAAAACAAATATGATAATCTTTTAATAGAAGAAATTAAAAAATTTATTCAGGATAAACTTTCTATAATTATCAACACAGATTTTGACGAATACAAAGAAGAAAGTCAAATCCGGATTTTAAAACAATTCCTAAACAGACCTATTCGTGTTTGCGGAATGGTTAAAAATGAAAATGAACCAGGTGGAGGTCCTTTTTGGGTAAAAGACAGCAAAGGAAACTTAACATTACAAATCGTTGAATCAGCCCAAGTTGATTTAGAAAATGAAAAACAAAAATCAATTTTTAAATCTGCCACACACTTCAACCCTGTAGATATTGTTTGTTCTATAAAAGATTACAAAGGCAATAAATTTAATTTATTAGAGTTTACGGATCCTAACACTGGTTTTATAGTCAAAAAAAATAAAGATGGAATTCAATACAAATCATATGAATTACCAGGATTATGGAATGGCAGTATGGCAAACTGGATTACTCTTTTCGTAGAAGTTCCTCTTGAAACTTTTAATCCTGTTAAAACCATTAATGACCTTTTAAAACCAGCACATCAACCGGAACATTAA
- a CDS encoding ATP-binding protein: protein MEENLKQRKTKILRITTYGPESTGKTTLARDLANYFNTTWIVEYARDFLMEILDKEGRICEEKDLLPIAVGQIAIENEALKKAHKFLFCDTNALVTKVYSDIYYNQCSPELEEAANLHYYDLYFLTDKDIPWEADGLRDSAEYRDLSFEIFKKKFNTI from the coding sequence ATGGAAGAAAATCTTAAACAAAGAAAAACTAAGATCCTCAGAATAACCACTTATGGACCTGAAAGCACTGGAAAAACTACGTTAGCACGTGATTTAGCCAACTATTTCAATACTACTTGGATAGTAGAATATGCTAGAGATTTTTTAATGGAAATTTTAGACAAAGAAGGTCGAATTTGTGAGGAAAAAGATCTATTACCTATTGCTGTTGGGCAAATTGCTATCGAAAATGAAGCACTAAAAAAAGCACATAAATTCCTATTTTGTGATACAAATGCTCTAGTTACCAAGGTATACTCTGACATCTATTATAATCAATGTTCACCTGAACTAGAAGAGGCTGCCAATCTACATTACTATGATTTATATTTTTTAACAGATAAAGATATTCCTTGGGAAGCAGATGGTTTAAGAGATAGCGCTGAATATCGAGATTTATCATTTGAAATATTCAAAAAAAAATTTAATACAATATAA
- a CDS encoding nicotinamide mononucleotide transporter family protein, with protein MFVLTGIICVGIYKLFKIEIHQNNWIDIFTTCIFFTAMWFMALKKIESWSLWILGDFLIVPILWSRELYIFAIQYIIFTFLAILAYLEWKKILNKEKLRSSE; from the coding sequence ATGTTTGTACTAACAGGTATTATTTGTGTTGGAATTTATAAGCTATTTAAAATTGAAATCCACCAAAATAATTGGATTGATATTTTCACCACTTGCATTTTTTTCACAGCTATGTGGTTCATGGCATTAAAAAAAATAGAAAGTTGGAGTCTATGGATTCTTGGAGATTTTCTCATAGTTCCTATTCTTTGGTCACGAGAACTTTATATCTTTGCCATCCAATATATTATTTTCACATTTTTAGCTATATTGGCCTATTTAGAATGGAAGAAAATCTTAAACAAAGAAAAACTAAGATCCTCAGAATAA
- the pnuC gene encoding nicotinamide riboside transporter PnuC gives MLTQIFTQYQNVPNWQIWLETIAFIFGILSVWFAKKESHLVFPTGIIATTITVYIMYNAKYMADMSINIYYTIMSIYGWYKWAEVKPNNEITLRITQTNKKKN, from the coding sequence ATGTTAACCCAAATATTCACACAATATCAAAATGTACCAAATTGGCAAATTTGGTTAGAAACTATAGCTTTTATATTCGGAATCCTAAGCGTATGGTTTGCTAAAAAAGAAAGTCACTTAGTATTTCCCACAGGAATTATTGCTACTACTATAACCGTTTACATTATGTATAATGCTAAATATATGGCTGACATGAGCATTAATATTTATTATACAATCATGAGTATTTATGGCTGGTACAAATGGGCTGAAGTCAAACCAAATAATGAAATTACATTACGAATTACCCAAACTAATAAAAAGAAAAACTAA
- a CDS encoding 4'-phosphopantetheinyl transferase family protein, which produces MPFYKKIDFSERITVYLWKITETYNELFETVSLKEESIIRLKKMRSESHQKSFLAVRMLLQHCGYTDYDLYYDQRGKPMLNLDNSKIPVEISISHSSSFSALALSKEPVGIDLERIKEKVLRIAPRYMNMKHIESLPIENQIQKATVIWGIKESIFKIKNEIGISFPDHIFEKTFNLDDKQCKAELHFNNKIEYFSIDFCVVEDYILVSAFREQKS; this is translated from the coding sequence ATGCCTTTTTACAAAAAAATAGATTTTTCTGAAAGAATTACAGTATATCTTTGGAAAATTACAGAAACTTATAATGAATTATTTGAAACCGTATCGCTAAAAGAAGAATCAATTATTCGATTGAAAAAAATGCGTTCTGAAAGTCATCAAAAAAGTTTTTTAGCTGTCAGAATGCTATTGCAACATTGTGGTTATACTGATTATGATTTGTATTATGATCAGAGAGGCAAGCCTATGCTTAATTTAGATAATAGTAAAATACCAGTAGAGATAAGTATTAGCCATTCTAGTTCTTTTTCAGCACTTGCATTAAGTAAAGAACCTGTTGGTATTGATTTAGAAAGGATAAAAGAAAAAGTACTTCGTATAGCACCGCGTTATATGAATATGAAGCATATTGAAAGTCTTCCAATAGAAAATCAAATACAAAAAGCTACAGTTATTTGGGGTATAAAGGAATCTATATTTAAAATTAAAAATGAGATAGGTATTAGTTTTCCGGATCATATTTTTGAAAAAACATTTAATTTAGATGATAAACAGTGTAAAGCAGAGCTTCATTTTAATAATAAAATAGAATATTTCAGTATTGATTTTTGTGTTGTGGAAGATTATATTTTGGTTTCTGCTTTTAGGGAACAAAAGAGCTAA
- a CDS encoding geranylgeranylglyceryl/heptaprenylglyceryl phosphate synthase has product MSITIYESIFNAKKIKQKLLAILIDPDKVELAAFHLLIKKINKSPATHIFIGGSVVQNFIIDELIIELRKECKLPILIFPGHPSQISHKADGILFLSLLSGRNPEFLIEHHINAIDLLEKSKLEIIPTGYILINGGKQTAVERVSKTTPIARNNINLAYKTAKAGEYLGCKLIYLEAGSGALEKVPIEMIQQISQNLAIPIIVGGGIRTKKSIQESYQAGADMIVIGTAFENDPNFFD; this is encoded by the coding sequence ATGTCCATTACGATTTATGAGTCTATTTTTAACGCAAAAAAAATAAAACAAAAGTTATTAGCTATTTTAATTGATCCAGACAAGGTTGAGCTTGCTGCATTTCATTTATTAATTAAAAAAATTAATAAGTCTCCAGCGACCCATATTTTTATTGGAGGTAGTGTTGTTCAAAATTTTATTATAGATGAATTGATAATAGAATTAAGAAAAGAATGTAAACTACCTATATTAATTTTTCCTGGTCATCCTTCACAAATTTCGCATAAAGCAGATGGTATATTGTTTTTGAGTTTACTTTCAGGGCGTAATCCAGAATTTTTAATAGAACATCATATTAACGCAATAGATTTACTGGAAAAATCTAAATTAGAAATTATACCTACTGGTTATATTTTAATAAATGGAGGAAAACAAACAGCAGTAGAACGTGTGAGTAAAACAACGCCTATTGCACGGAATAATATTAATTTGGCATATAAAACAGCTAAAGCAGGAGAATATTTAGGGTGTAAACTCATTTATCTAGAGGCAGGGAGTGGTGCATTAGAAAAAGTACCAATAGAAATGATTCAGCAGATTTCTCAAAATTTAGCAATTCCTATTATTGTTGGGGGAGGAATTCGAACAAAAAAATCAATTCAAGAATCATATCAAGCGGGTGCAGATATGATAGTTATAGGTACTGCGTTTGAAAATGACCCAAATTTTTTTGATTGA
- a CDS encoding thiol-activated cytolysin family protein: MNFLKLNAKWALLAVMQLSALSCNKEDVATNGSDKDVKDLKKESIYDGPKSELQISKRVISSSPDQAGSSSCKTIEETYTKTFDNFSKLGGGTHLLWPGNIVQGGTIVSGDLASIPIDPKGRNTIEVKVDAFSSNESKPSSLEVENPTAGKVQGALEKILNSYYTSGTKFPANYAVEIQRTYDSKQLQVALGVGYTGPSVGLSASLGLNFKKNKTYYAVTLKQKFFNVSVSAKPGLQGDFGWIKRIIQELNLINTSGQIIQLFIYHL; the protein is encoded by the coding sequence ATGAATTTTTTAAAACTAAACGCCAAATGGGCATTACTAGCCGTAATGCAATTGTCCGCTTTGAGTTGTAATAAAGAAGATGTTGCAACTAATGGATCAGATAAAGATGTAAAAGATCTTAAAAAGGAGAGTATTTACGATGGTCCTAAATCGGAATTACAAATTAGTAAAAGAGTCATTTCATCATCACCAGATCAAGCAGGATCTTCGAGTTGTAAGACAATTGAAGAAACTTACACTAAAACATTTGATAACTTTTCAAAATTAGGTGGTGGAACTCATTTATTGTGGCCAGGAAACATCGTTCAAGGGGGAACTATTGTTTCAGGTGACCTAGCGTCTATTCCTATTGATCCAAAGGGAAGAAATACTATTGAGGTGAAAGTAGATGCTTTTTCATCTAATGAATCAAAACCATCAAGTTTGGAGGTAGAAAATCCAACTGCAGGTAAAGTACAAGGTGCTTTAGAAAAAATATTAAACTCATATTATACATCAGGAACTAAGTTTCCTGCTAATTATGCTGTTGAAATTCAAAGAACATATGATAGTAAACAATTACAAGTAGCGTTAGGAGTAGGTTATACAGGTCCTTCTGTAGGTTTATCAGCTAGTTTAGGTTTAAACTTTAAAAAGAATAAGACATATTATGCTGTAACACTTAAACAGAAATTCTTTAACGTATCAGTATCTGCAAAACCAGGTCTTCAGGGAGATTTTGGTTGGATAAAAAGGATTATCCAAGAGCTGAATTTGATAAATACATCGGGACAAATAATCCAGCTGTTTATATATCATCTGTAA
- a CDS encoding thiol-activated cytolysin family protein: MDKKDYPRAEFDKYIGTNNPAVYISSVTYGRLYTLVYESDESSFEMEQALNFAYKSPAAAISVDQKLKYSTTLQNTKVYAKQLGGNAAGGLDAAFGAFAGNFEKVRDFVVNGAEVSKDNPGYPIEYTAVNIESNLDATINVSGSSSYSECEESLYTTKTLEDAKKEVDKLHEEYGYNSCAKIIIFNNTDREIILKDYTPWYGSGFLNLPPSSIPAGKYGYALAVNKYGSTSGTYNQISYSFNDKTVSFGTYAPVEAAKTNNVLVDFKGITEQELYNNSVRPSVEKLQDKIRIRGSITPKAAPYVNFTITGKGSYIN, from the coding sequence TTGGATAAAAAGGATTATCCAAGAGCTGAATTTGATAAATACATCGGGACAAATAATCCAGCTGTTTATATATCATCTGTAACGTATGGTAGATTATATACTTTAGTTTATGAATCTGATGAAAGTTCTTTTGAAATGGAGCAAGCTTTAAATTTTGCATATAAAAGCCCAGCTGCTGCAATATCAGTTGATCAAAAGTTAAAATATTCTACTACATTACAAAATACAAAAGTATATGCAAAACAATTAGGAGGTAATGCAGCTGGTGGATTAGATGCAGCATTTGGAGCATTTGCAGGAAATTTTGAAAAAGTAAGAGATTTTGTGGTAAATGGAGCAGAGGTTTCTAAAGATAATCCAGGGTATCCAATAGAGTATACAGCAGTAAATATAGAATCTAACCTTGATGCAACTATTAATGTTAGTGGATCATCTAGTTATTCAGAATGTGAGGAATCTTTATATACAACAAAAACTCTTGAAGACGCTAAGAAAGAGGTAGATAAATTACATGAAGAATATGGTTATAATAGTTGTGCTAAGATTATTATATTTAATAACACAGATAGAGAAATTATATTAAAAGATTATACGCCTTGGTATGGTAGTGGTTTCTTAAACTTGCCGCCTAGCTCTATTCCTGCTGGAAAGTATGGATACGCATTAGCTGTTAATAAATATGGTTCTACATCTGGAACATATAACCAAATTTCATATTCATTTAATGATAAAACGGTAAGCTTTGGTACTTATGCACCTGTAGAAGCAGCTAAGACGAATAATGTTTTGGTTGATTTTAAAGGAATAACGGAACAAGAATTATACAATAATAGTGTGAGACCTTCTGTAGAAAAATTACAAGACAAAATTAGAATTAGAGGAAGTATTACTCCAAAAGCTGCACCGTATGTAAATTTTACGATTACAGGTAAGGGTAGTTACATAAACTAA